Proteins found in one Triticum aestivum cultivar Chinese Spring chromosome 4D, IWGSC CS RefSeq v2.1, whole genome shotgun sequence genomic segment:
- the LOC542966 gene encoding 40S ribosomal protein S7: MYTARKKIQKDKGVEPSEFEDTVAQAFFDLENGNQELKSDLKDLYINTAIQMDVVGNRKAVVIHVPYRLRKPFRKIHVRLVRELEKKFSGKDVVFVATRRIVRPPKKGSAVQRPRTRTLTAVHDGILEDVVYPAEIVGKRVRYRLDGAKVIKIYLDPKERNNTEYKLETFSAVYRRLCGKDVVFEYPVTETA; encoded by the exons ATGTACACCGCCAGGAAGAAGATCCAGAAGGACAAGGGCGTCGAGCCCTCCGAGTTCGAGGACACCGTCGCGCAG GCTTTCTTTGACCTGGAGAATGGCAACCAGGAGCTCAAGAGCGACCTCAAGGACCTGTACATCAACACTGCAAT CCAGATGGATGTTGTTGGCAACAGGAAGGCCGTGGTGATCCATGTGCCGTACCGTCTGCGCAAGCCCTTCAGGAAGATCCATGTCAGGCTCGTCAGGGAGCTGGAGAAGAAGTTTAGCGGCAAG GATGTGGTCTTTGTTGCAACAAGAAGGATTGTGAGGCCACCCAAGAAGGGTTCTGCTGTTCAGCGCCCTCGCACCAGGACCCTGACAGCTGTTCATGATGGTATCTTGGAGGATGTCGTGTACCCAGCTGAGATTGTGGGGAAGCGTGTCAGATACCGTTTGGATGGTGCCAAGGTCATCAAG ATCTACTTGGACCCAAAGGAGCGCAACAACACTGAATACAAGCTGGAGACCTTCTCTGCAGTCTACCGCAGGCTTTGTGGGAAAGACGTTGTCTTTGAGTACCCTGTGACTGAAACCGCCTGA
- the LOC123097741 gene encoding malonyl CoA-acyl carrier protein transacylase has translation MLLRPPRLPRLSPRRLRSDSPMASTLALLRPSAPSPATNLRAPFRSRVSTRVSVGSAVAAGADTLFADYKPTTAFLFPGQGAQAVGMGKEALNVRAAAELFDKANDILGYDLLNLCIDGPKEKLNSTVISQPAIYVTSLAAVEVLRAREEGQSVINSVDVTCGLSLGEYTALAFAGAFSFEDGLKLVKLRGEAMQDASDAANSAMVSVIGLDSEKVQQLCDAANEDVDEKERVQIANFLCPGNYAVSGGVKGIEAVEAKAKSFKARMTVRLAVAGAFHTSFMQPAVSRLESALAATEIRSPRIPVISNVDAQPHSDPDTIKKILAQQVTSPVQWETTVTTLLGRGLEKSYELGPGKVIAGIIKRINKGASIENIGA, from the exons ATGCTCCTCCGCCCTCCTCGCCTCCCACGCCTCTCTCCTCGCCGCCTCCGCTCGGACTCTCCGATGGCTTCCACGCTCGCCTTGCTCAGGCCGTCCGCGCCGAGCCCGGCGACGAACCTGAGGGCGCCGTTCAGATCTCGGGTCTCCACCCGAGTGTCCGTCGGGTCGGCAGTGGCAGCGGGCGCCGACACGCTCTTCGCCGACTACAAACCCACCACCGCATTCCTTTTCCCCGGCCAG GGTGCTCAGGCTGTTGGAATGGGTAAAGAGGCTCTTAATGTTCGAGCAGCTGCAGAACTATTTGATAAGGCAAATGATATACTTGG CTATGACTTGTTGAATCTTTGCATCGATGGACCAAAAGAAAAGCTGAATTCAACAGTGATCAGTCAG CCAGCTATATATGTTACCAGCCTTGCAGCTGTAGAAGTGTTGCGCGCACGTGAAGAAGGCCAATCTGTAATTAACTCCGTAGATGTCACATGTGGTCTCAGCTTGGGAGAATATACCGCGCTTGCATTTGCTGGTGCCTTTAG CTTTGAGGATGGTCTGAAGCTTGTCAAGCTTAGAGGAGAAGCCATGCAG GATGCCTCAGACGCTGCCAATAGTGCGATGGTTAGTGTAATTGGTCTAGATTCAGAAAAGGTGCAACAATTATGCGATGCTGCAAATGAGGATGTGGATGAAAAGGAAAGAGTTCAAATAGCAAATTTTCTCTGTCCT GGTAACTATGCAGTTTCTGGTGGTGTGAAGGGTATTGAAGCAGTTGAAGCCAAAGCAAAGTCTTTTAAGGCCAGAATGACG GTTCGCCTAGCTGTTGCTGGTGCTTTCCACACAAGCTTCATGCAACCTGCTGTCTCAAGATTGGAATCTGCGTTGGCTGCTACAGAGATTAGATCACCAAGAATTCCAGTAATCTCCAATGTTGATGCACAGCCCCACTCAGATCCTGACACAATCAAGAAGATCTTGGCACAGCAG GTCACCTCTCCTGTGCAATGGGAAACTACTGTGACGACTCTTTTGGGTAGAGGCCTTGAGAAGAGCTATGAACTCGGACCTGGAAAG GTTATAGCAGGAATCATTAAACGGATCAACAAAGGTGCCAGCATCGAGAACATAGGCGCATGA
- the LOC123099988 gene encoding uncharacterized protein At5g01610 has protein sequence MDEIMNKMGSYWLGQRANKEMSSAGDDIESLSTSVGDGAKWLVNKLKGKMQKPLAELLQEHDLPAGLFPREATNYEFEPETRRLTVHIPAVCEVGYRDGSELRFDTTVAGTLDKGSLTGVEGLKAKVLVWARVTAVKAHAAKVYFAVGIKKSRSREAYEVIRGAITVDEF, from the exons ATGGATGAGATCATGAACAAGATGGGCTCCTACTGGCTGGGGCAGAGGGCCAACAAAGAGATGTCGTCCGCCGGTGACGATATCGAG TCGCTCTCAACCAGCGTCGGGGACGGAGCAAAATGGCtggtgaacaagctcaagggtaagATGCAGAAGCCGCTGGCGGAGCTGCTCCAGGAACACGACCTGCCGGCGGGGCTGTTCCCGCGGGAGGCCACCAACTACGAGTTCGAGCCGGAGACGCGGCGGCTGACGGTGCACATCCCGGCGGTCTGCGAGGTCGGCTACAGGGACGGCTCCGAGCTGCGGTTCGACACCACGGTGGCCGGCACGCTGGACAAGGGCAGCCTGACGGGGGTGGAGGGCCTCAAAGCCAAGGTGCTCGTCTGGGCCAGGGTCACCGCCGTCAAGGCCCACGCCGCAAAGGTCTACTTCGCCGTAGGCATCAAGAAGTCGCGCAGCCGCGAGGCTTACGAGGTCATCAGGGGCGCCATCACCGTCGACGAGTTCTAG